In a single window of the Metopolophium dirhodum isolate CAU chromosome 2, ASM1992520v1, whole genome shotgun sequence genome:
- the LOC132938654 gene encoding V-type proton ATPase subunit F, with translation MAMHSAVKGKLLAVIGDEDTCVGFLLGGVGEINKHRHSNFMVVDKNTAIIDIEECFKGFVKRDDIDIILINQNVAEMIRHVIEGHTQPIPAVLEIPSKDHPYDASKDSILRRAKGMFNPEDV, from the exons ATGGCAATGCACTCAGCAGTTAAGGGTAAACTTTTGGCCGTGATCGGAGATGAA GACACGTGTGTTGGTTTCTTGTTGGGCGGTGTCGGTGAAATAAACAAACACAGACACTCTAATTTCATGGTTGTTGACAaaa ATACAGCAATAATTGATATTGAAGAATGTTTCAAAGGATTTGTCAAACGAGATGATATCGATATAATACTCATCAACCAAAAC GTTGCTGAAATGATTCGTCATGTGATTGAAGGACATACACAACCAATCCCGGCAGTCCTCGAAATTCCTTCCAAGGATCACCCGTATGATGCTAGTAAAGATTCAATTTTGCGTCGTGCCAAG GGAATGTTCAATCCAGAGGATGTATGA